The following are from one region of the Bacillus methanolicus MGA3 genome:
- a CDS encoding YheC/YheD family protein — translation MTFTLYSIKVKPLTTFENEDDSIYANNKLLQKLGIKNSTILNLCFGRKSINVKAIESDCPPNELIIPEGLMEKILLPKGTFCIHYCPQNFTIILGPVIALLTEISENKDSSPDFRSVHAFCEEIHHGLSEIGGLFYVFTLKDFSKESITGYCFEKECWTKRNLPLPDVIYNRIHSRRLEYGALFQQLYRYVQEHNISFFNYRFLSKWEVHNMLLLEEHMHPYLPKTSLYSKESLEKMLDEHYSVFLKPIHGSQGRNIFRLSKQRNEFFLKTSVESIDDSTRLHSLTQLLETLEKQTKKRLYLIQEEIPLITYDERKLDFRILCHKNKQESWIVTSSVARISALQQFVSNIAMGGEIIKPIKALSNCFDRAVALQIFALMKEIAVECAAIIEQQSDGVTGELGIDMGVDPSGHVWIIEVNSKPSKKFEEPGKKIRPSARAIVYYSTSLAFKYLQKKEEKS, via the coding sequence ATGACTTTTACCCTTTATTCAATTAAAGTAAAGCCTTTGACAACCTTTGAAAATGAAGATGATTCTATCTATGCAAACAATAAGCTTTTGCAAAAATTAGGCATAAAAAACAGCACGATTCTAAATCTTTGTTTTGGAAGAAAATCTATAAATGTTAAAGCAATCGAATCGGATTGTCCGCCAAATGAACTTATTATTCCCGAAGGTTTGATGGAAAAAATTTTACTTCCTAAAGGTACATTTTGCATTCATTATTGTCCACAAAATTTTACCATTATACTCGGGCCGGTCATCGCCTTGCTGACAGAGATAAGCGAAAACAAAGACAGCTCTCCCGATTTCCGTTCTGTTCACGCATTTTGCGAAGAGATTCACCATGGACTTTCTGAAATCGGCGGATTGTTTTATGTTTTCACATTAAAAGACTTCAGTAAGGAAAGTATAACAGGTTATTGCTTTGAAAAAGAATGCTGGACGAAAAGAAACCTTCCGCTTCCGGATGTCATTTATAATCGGATCCATTCGCGAAGGCTTGAATATGGAGCATTATTTCAACAATTGTACCGGTATGTTCAGGAGCATAATATATCCTTTTTTAATTACCGATTCCTCTCAAAATGGGAGGTTCATAATATGTTGTTATTGGAAGAACATATGCATCCCTATTTGCCGAAAACATCTCTGTATTCAAAGGAAAGTTTAGAAAAAATGCTCGATGAACATTATTCAGTATTTCTTAAGCCAATCCATGGCAGCCAGGGCAGGAATATTTTCCGATTAAGTAAACAAAGAAATGAATTCTTCCTAAAAACATCGGTAGAATCCATTGATGATTCAACAAGATTGCATTCATTGACACAGTTACTTGAAACCCTTGAAAAACAGACAAAAAAGAGACTCTATTTAATACAGGAAGAAATCCCATTGATTACGTACGATGAAAGGAAACTTGATTTCCGGATCTTGTGTCATAAAAACAAACAGGAATCATGGATCGTCACTTCTTCCGTAGCAAGAATTTCTGCTCTACAACAATTTGTCTCAAATATTGCCATGGGCGGAGAAATAATAAAACCAATAAAAGCTCTTTCTAATTGCTTTGATCGAGCAGTTGCTTTACAAATATTTGCATTGATGAAAGAGATTGCTGTTGAGTGTGCAGCAATTATTGAACAGCAATCGGACGGAGTAACTGGAGAGTTGGGAATTGATATGGGAGTTGATCCATCAGGTCATGTCTGGATTATCGAGGTAAATTCAAAGCCTTCTAAAAAATTTGAAGAACCCGGTAAAAAAATTCGGCCTTCTGCAAGAGCAATTGTATATTACAGCACGTCGCTTGCTTTTAAATACTTACAGAAAAAGGAGGAAAAATCATAA
- a CDS encoding Cof-type HAD-IIB family hydrolase, whose protein sequence is MIYRLLALNIDGTLLQSNGKLHKSVKEAVQYVQQKGIYVTLVTSRSFPSAKKVAKALKIKALLVTHSGSYISGLTDKPLYVKRIPEDITYEIVRFLESFPSQIRLVHESFSLANKAKLNHNMLAKTIFTSGDPVFYSQQFVESLSDTLIEQKVSPPKMEVHFERENDLKDAMEAISQTFTEAEPLQVNSSRMDIVPAGASKLNGLIYLGEHLGIPRKEMVVIGDGIDDLEMIKAAGLGVAMWNAPAEVKKEADWVTRSNNEHGVAYMVKEHFRKQHPIEFLRKMNIIKK, encoded by the coding sequence ATGATATACCGGCTGTTAGCTTTAAACATTGACGGTACGCTTCTTCAATCGAACGGAAAACTTCATAAATCCGTTAAAGAAGCGGTCCAATACGTACAGCAAAAAGGAATTTACGTGACGCTTGTGACTTCCCGCAGTTTTCCGTCAGCTAAAAAAGTTGCAAAAGCACTGAAAATAAAAGCATTGCTCGTAACACACAGCGGTTCGTATATTTCCGGTTTAACAGACAAACCTTTATATGTAAAAAGAATTCCCGAAGATATCACATATGAGATTGTTCGTTTTCTTGAAAGTTTCCCGAGTCAGATTAGGCTCGTTCACGAGAGTTTTTCTCTAGCCAATAAAGCAAAGCTGAATCATAACATGCTGGCAAAAACGATATTTACATCGGGAGATCCTGTTTTTTATTCACAGCAATTTGTAGAATCCTTAAGTGATACATTAATAGAACAAAAAGTATCACCTCCTAAAATGGAAGTACATTTTGAAAGAGAAAACGATTTGAAGGATGCTATGGAGGCAATAAGCCAGACATTTACGGAAGCTGAACCGCTTCAGGTAAATTCTTCACGTATGGATATTGTGCCTGCAGGTGCTTCAAAGCTAAACGGCCTAATCTATTTAGGGGAGCATTTAGGAATTCCAAGGAAGGAAATGGTTGTTATAGGCGATGGAATAGATGATTTGGAAATGATTAAAGCTGCTGGTCTTGGCGTTGCAATGTGGAACGCTCCCGCTGAAGTTAAGAAAGAAGCGGATTGGGTAACGCGGAGCAACAATGAGCACGGTGTCGCCTATATGGTTAAAGAACATTTCAGAAAACAGCATCCAATTGAGTTTTTGCGAAAAATGAATATTATAAAAAAATAA
- a CDS encoding YlbF family regulator: MAVNLYDSAYAMENAIRQSEEYVLLRKIYNEINEDVSTRRMFENFRNIQLKLQEKQMMGQEITQEEVVYAQKAAALARQNDKISKLMDAEQRMSMVIAQLNEIIMKPLEELYGYPNNQ, encoded by the coding sequence TTGGCAGTAAATTTATATGATTCTGCATATGCAATGGAGAATGCGATTCGCCAGAGCGAAGAATATGTCCTTTTAAGAAAGATTTATAACGAAATCAATGAAGATGTGTCTACAAGGAGAATGTTCGAAAATTTCCGTAATATTCAATTAAAATTGCAGGAAAAGCAAATGATGGGTCAGGAAATTACTCAAGAAGAAGTAGTTTATGCTCAAAAAGCTGCGGCACTTGCTCGACAAAATGATAAAATCTCAAAATTAATGGATGCCGAACAGAGGATGAGCATGGTTATAGCTCAATTGAATGAAATCATTATGAAACCTCTTGAAGAGTTGTATGGATATCCAAACAATCAATAA
- a CDS encoding YheC/YheD family protein, which yields MHLGIMSLHLTSEKGYFTEIARRAEQYGISCCHFVPTAINPSTMLVTGEIFDSENDRWTTLEFPMPSVVYDRCFYNDDSHSKQCMPIVSWLKDRDDIQFLGYGLPNKLELYDTLKHSNISAYLPHSQLASSPTDILKELWKRGKIIIKPANGSQGNGIFYLEKTGNHILVKTEKLRQQIVRSFTNKEMAIKWLTQLIKKKKYMIQPYLELTNHEGCPFDIRVLLQKNELGYWLERGRGIRTGKKGGIISNLSAGGTVTNFKNWINSFPFTFQEYIQHELDEILANIPKILEESFLPLFELGIDIGIDKNGAIWILDINSKPGRKVILATRPEISEELFGAPLCYASFISQSEQKERKRYNEKTLSH from the coding sequence ATGCACCTTGGAATTATGTCCTTACACTTGACGAGTGAAAAAGGCTATTTTACCGAAATTGCCAGACGTGCAGAACAGTATGGAATCAGTTGCTGCCACTTTGTTCCAACTGCCATAAACCCGTCAACCATGCTTGTAACAGGGGAAATATTTGATTCCGAAAATGATCGCTGGACCACACTTGAGTTTCCTATGCCTTCCGTTGTCTATGACCGCTGTTTTTATAACGATGATAGCCATTCAAAACAATGTATGCCGATTGTATCCTGGCTGAAAGACAGAGATGACATCCAATTTCTCGGTTACGGTCTACCTAATAAACTTGAATTATACGATACCCTCAAACATTCTAATATATCTGCCTACCTTCCCCACTCCCAACTGGCATCTTCTCCGACAGATATCCTCAAAGAATTATGGAAACGGGGAAAAATTATAATAAAACCTGCTAACGGTTCTCAAGGCAACGGAATATTTTATCTTGAAAAAACCGGCAATCACATACTGGTGAAAACAGAGAAACTAAGACAGCAGATTGTTCGCTCTTTTACAAATAAGGAAATGGCAATAAAATGGCTGACTCAATTGATAAAGAAAAAAAAGTACATGATTCAACCTTATCTGGAGTTAACGAATCACGAGGGCTGTCCTTTTGACATAAGAGTGCTGCTTCAAAAAAATGAACTTGGATACTGGCTTGAAAGAGGAAGAGGAATTCGTACCGGAAAAAAAGGCGGTATAATTTCGAATTTAAGTGCGGGTGGTACTGTTACAAACTTTAAGAACTGGATCAACTCCTTTCCATTTACATTTCAGGAATATATTCAACATGAATTGGATGAGATTTTAGCCAATATTCCTAAAATTCTTGAAGAATCTTTTTTACCTTTATTTGAATTGGGAATAGACATTGGAATTGATAAAAACGGTGCCATCTGGATTTTAGACATCAATTCAAAACCTGGAAGAAAAGTGATTTTAGCTACCAGACCGGAAATTTCAGAGGAATTGTTTGGCGCACCGCTTTGTTATGCTTCATTCATTAGCCAATCTGAACAGAAAGAGAGGAAACGGTACAATGAAAAAACGTTATCCCATTGA
- a CDS encoding coproporphyrinogen III oxidase has product MQINIKGLDDYRFHRPLQLIANLFFEETEIVMNENDLWDIKIQFDLETTEFVKVRAVLSDRKGNEHSASFERSLSENLTEKDRFKQIKNAVSHVYLTVLQEKTGITQKWGILTGVRPTKLLHRKIQEGVPKDIAHQQLKEDYLISDEKISLMQQIVDRQLSVVPDLYELKNEVSIYIGIPFCPTKCAYCTFPAYAINGRQGSVNSFLGGLHYEMRKIGKWLKENGIRITTVYYGGGTPTSITAEEMDMLYEEMYTSFPDVKNIREITVEAGRPDTITPEKLDVLKKWKINRISINPQSYIQETLKAIGRHHTVEETVEKYHLARSMGMNNINMDLIIGLPGEGVKEFSHTLNETEKLMPESLTVHTLSFKRASEMTKNKEKYKVADRTEVERMMYMAEQWTKNHGYVPYYLYRQKNILGNLENVGYSLPGQESIYNIMIMEEQQTIIGLGCGASSKFVHPITGQITHFANPKDPKSYNESYEKYTEEKLKILTELFLQESSLA; this is encoded by the coding sequence TTGCAAATTAATATTAAAGGATTAGATGATTATCGGTTTCACCGGCCGCTGCAATTAATTGCTAATTTGTTTTTTGAAGAAACTGAAATAGTTATGAATGAAAATGACCTATGGGATATTAAAATTCAGTTCGATTTAGAGACAACAGAATTTGTCAAAGTCAGGGCTGTGCTGTCAGATAGGAAAGGTAATGAGCATTCAGCTTCATTTGAAAGAAGTCTTTCGGAAAACCTTACTGAAAAAGACCGATTTAAACAAATAAAGAATGCCGTTTCACATGTTTATTTAACAGTGCTCCAAGAGAAAACAGGCATTACCCAAAAATGGGGAATTCTTACCGGCGTCAGGCCAACAAAATTGCTGCACAGGAAGATCCAAGAAGGAGTACCAAAAGACATTGCCCATCAGCAATTAAAAGAGGACTATTTGATTTCGGATGAAAAAATTTCCTTAATGCAGCAAATCGTCGACCGTCAGCTTTCGGTTGTACCGGATTTGTACGAGTTGAAAAATGAAGTCAGTATTTATATTGGTATTCCATTTTGCCCGACAAAATGTGCATATTGTACATTCCCTGCCTATGCCATTAACGGAAGACAAGGATCAGTAAACTCATTTCTAGGCGGACTACATTATGAAATGAGAAAAATCGGCAAATGGCTGAAGGAAAATGGAATTCGAATCACAACTGTTTATTATGGCGGAGGAACTCCGACAAGCATTACTGCTGAAGAAATGGATATGCTCTATGAAGAAATGTACACGTCTTTTCCTGATGTGAAAAATATCCGAGAAATTACAGTAGAAGCAGGCCGGCCTGATACCATAACACCAGAAAAGCTGGACGTATTAAAAAAATGGAAGATTAACCGGATCAGCATTAATCCGCAATCATACATCCAAGAAACATTAAAGGCGATTGGCCGCCACCATACAGTTGAAGAAACAGTAGAAAAATATCATCTAGCAAGATCAATGGGCATGAACAATATTAATATGGATTTAATCATCGGTTTGCCAGGTGAAGGAGTAAAAGAATTCAGCCATACATTAAATGAAACGGAAAAGCTGATGCCTGAATCTCTAACTGTTCATACACTTTCTTTCAAGCGTGCTTCCGAAATGACGAAGAATAAAGAAAAGTACAAAGTTGCAGACCGTACCGAAGTTGAAAGAATGATGTACATGGCGGAACAATGGACGAAGAACCATGGGTATGTTCCGTATTATTTGTACCGGCAAAAAAATATTCTCGGCAACCTCGAAAATGTTGGTTACTCGCTTCCGGGCCAGGAAAGCATCTATAATATCATGATTATGGAAGAGCAGCAAACGATTATCGGTCTCGGCTGCGGGGCATCAAGCAAGTTTGTTCATCCTATTACCGGACAAATCACACATTTTGCCAATCCTAAGGATCCGAAGTCCTATAATGAAAGCTATGAAAAATATACGGAAGAAAAACTCAAAATTTTAACAGAGCTATTTTTACAGGAAAGCTCTCTTGCGTAA
- a CDS encoding YheC/YheD family protein: MKKRYPIEIVDDCTKTVFFPKDLSISSELQIIAFGNKTVHANFIPHPANKIFISKDIQTELKIPDLKMPLHVFIENDIFFIGPLVGIFTAGFTPFLLRPIGERTFFFAKLLSVQNKVGALAFVFGEQHIDWDQGIIKGYFYHQKGWEMIEVPFPNVVYDRLPNRKTERLSELRKIKERMQNDYLIPWYNPGFFNKLDVYDRLVQDNSVSCYLPETHPFISFSLMESMLGKYGHIFVKPINGSLGMGIHQILYDKKDGNYYCRFRNNAGENKLVKSGSLEGLFRRVFTTRKLGNFLIQQGIHLIRIDKRQVDFRIHTNKDDHGTWRISAIAAKVAGSGSVTTHINNGGTIKTLEEIFPNKEEKEIYIYKLTNAALALSQSLEKMMEGIIGEIGFDMGIDRNGDVWLFEANSKPGRSIFKHPQLKKFDLLTRTCSLAFAVFLMEKTIKNPEEIFK, from the coding sequence ATGAAAAAACGTTATCCCATTGAAATTGTCGATGATTGTACAAAGACTGTCTTTTTTCCAAAAGATCTGTCCATTTCGTCTGAATTACAAATAATCGCTTTTGGGAATAAAACCGTTCATGCTAATTTTATTCCCCATCCAGCTAACAAAATTTTTATCAGCAAGGATATTCAAACAGAATTAAAAATCCCGGATTTAAAGATGCCGCTCCATGTTTTCATTGAAAATGATATTTTTTTTATCGGACCACTTGTCGGTATTTTTACAGCAGGGTTTACCCCTTTCCTTCTAAGGCCAATCGGTGAACGGACATTCTTCTTTGCAAAGCTCCTTTCGGTTCAAAATAAAGTTGGCGCACTAGCATTTGTCTTTGGCGAACAACATATTGACTGGGATCAGGGCATTATCAAAGGTTACTTCTATCATCAAAAAGGATGGGAAATGATCGAGGTTCCCTTTCCGAATGTTGTTTATGACAGGCTGCCGAATCGCAAGACGGAAAGACTTTCAGAACTAAGAAAGATAAAAGAACGCATGCAAAACGATTATTTAATTCCATGGTACAATCCAGGATTCTTCAATAAATTGGATGTATATGACCGGCTTGTTCAGGATAATTCCGTCAGTTGCTATCTCCCTGAAACACACCCTTTCATCTCCTTTTCATTAATGGAATCGATGCTTGGAAAATACGGACATATTTTTGTAAAACCGATAAACGGCAGCCTCGGGATGGGGATTCACCAAATACTTTATGATAAAAAAGATGGAAATTATTATTGCCGCTTCCGTAATAACGCAGGCGAAAATAAATTAGTAAAATCAGGAAGCCTTGAAGGACTTTTCCGCCGAGTATTCACTACCCGAAAACTTGGAAATTTCCTTATTCAGCAAGGAATTCATCTAATTAGAATAGATAAACGTCAGGTCGATTTTCGGATTCATACGAATAAAGATGATCATGGCACATGGAGAATTAGCGCCATTGCAGCCAAAGTAGCAGGCTCAGGCAGTGTAACTACTCATATTAATAATGGCGGCACCATCAAGACGCTTGAAGAGATTTTTCCTAACAAAGAAGAAAAAGAAATTTACATTTATAAATTAACAAATGCCGCTCTTGCTTTGAGCCAATCGCTGGAAAAAATGATGGAAGGTATCATCGGTGAAATCGGGTTTGATATGGGAATTGACAGAAATGGCGATGTCTGGTTGTTTGAAGCAAATTCCAAGCCAGGAAGATCTATTTTTAAACATCCGCAATTAAAAAAATTTGACCTGCTGACCCGTACATGTTCATTGGCATTTGCTGTTTTTCTTATGGAAAAGACAATAAAAAACCCTGAGGAAATATTTAAATGA
- a CDS encoding long-chain fatty acid--CoA ligase, with amino-acid sequence MMQTPLTMPQMIKRAEKFFPKKQVISRTSKGIQRFTYKEIALRTRKLADSLQKLGVKRGDKVGTLAWNHHRHLEAYFAIPCSGAVLHTINIRLSPHHISFIINHAEDKVLLIDSDLVPLIEKVQAELKTVQAYIIMTDEKELPETTLSPVYHYEKLLLDADANYEYPDDLDENAPAGMCYTSATTGNPKGVVYSHRGIVLHSMALGLSDTTGVSEKDIAMPVVPMFHVNAWGLPFAAVWFGTTLVMPGPYFTPKLLAELIEQEKVTITAGVPTIWLGLLKELDEGNYDMSSLRAVLCGGAAAPKGMISAFEQKHGIPFMHAYGMTETSPIVVISTLKSYQEELSYEEKLDLKAKQGILVPGLEMKVVGQNGEVKRDGKEMGELAVRGPWIASEYYKDEWTNEAFRDGWLYTGDVVTIDEEGFVKIVDRTKDLIKSGGEWISSVDLENALMAHEAVFEAAVVAVPHERWQERPVACVVLKDAFKGKTAKEELYNYLQPQFAKWWLPDDIIFLEEIPKTSVGKFLKRELREQVQKIICKKIK; translated from the coding sequence ATGATGCAAACACCTTTGACAATGCCGCAGATGATAAAAAGAGCCGAAAAGTTTTTTCCGAAAAAACAGGTGATCTCAAGAACAAGCAAAGGAATTCAGCGATTTACATATAAAGAGATTGCCTTAAGGACAAGAAAGCTTGCAGACAGCCTTCAAAAGCTTGGTGTGAAACGGGGAGACAAAGTAGGAACTTTGGCCTGGAACCATCACCGCCATTTAGAAGCCTATTTTGCCATTCCATGCAGTGGAGCTGTCCTTCACACCATTAACATTCGTCTTTCGCCACATCATATTTCCTTTATTATAAATCATGCAGAAGACAAAGTTCTGCTTATTGATTCTGATTTAGTTCCTTTAATTGAAAAAGTCCAAGCAGAATTAAAGACAGTTCAAGCTTATATTATTATGACAGATGAAAAAGAGCTTCCAGAAACAACTCTTTCACCTGTCTACCATTATGAAAAACTGTTGCTTGATGCTGATGCTAATTATGAATATCCGGATGATTTAGATGAAAATGCCCCTGCGGGAATGTGCTACACGTCCGCAACAACCGGAAATCCGAAAGGTGTTGTTTACTCACATCGAGGCATTGTTTTACATAGTATGGCACTTGGGCTTTCTGACACGACAGGTGTAAGTGAAAAAGATATCGCTATGCCTGTTGTGCCAATGTTCCATGTTAATGCCTGGGGATTGCCGTTTGCTGCTGTTTGGTTCGGAACGACACTTGTGATGCCTGGTCCATATTTTACTCCTAAGCTTCTTGCAGAACTGATCGAACAGGAGAAGGTAACGATTACGGCTGGAGTGCCGACAATCTGGCTCGGTCTTCTAAAAGAGCTTGATGAAGGAAATTATGATATGAGCAGCTTGCGGGCGGTATTATGCGGCGGGGCAGCAGCTCCGAAAGGAATGATCAGTGCATTTGAACAAAAACATGGAATTCCGTTTATGCATGCATATGGGATGACAGAAACAAGTCCTATTGTCGTCATTTCAACATTGAAAAGCTATCAAGAAGAGCTTTCATATGAAGAAAAATTGGATCTTAAAGCCAAACAAGGAATTTTAGTTCCAGGATTGGAGATGAAGGTGGTCGGTCAAAACGGCGAGGTTAAACGGGATGGAAAAGAAATGGGTGAACTTGCTGTACGCGGTCCATGGATCGCCTCTGAATATTACAAAGATGAGTGGACAAATGAAGCTTTCCGGGATGGATGGTTGTATACGGGCGACGTAGTCACGATCGATGAAGAAGGTTTCGTGAAAATTGTTGACAGAACAAAAGATTTGATTAAAAGCGGGGGAGAATGGATATCTTCCGTAGATCTTGAAAATGCGTTAATGGCTCATGAAGCGGTATTTGAAGCAGCCGTAGTTGCTGTTCCTCATGAACGATGGCAGGAACGTCCGGTAGCTTGTGTAGTCCTAAAAGATGCATTTAAAGGGAAAACAGCGAAGGAGGAATTGTATAACTATTTACAGCCGCAATTTGCAAAATGGTGGCTTCCTGATGACATTATATTCCTTGAGGAAATTCCGAAAACATCGGTAGGGAAATTTTTAAAACGGGAACTGCGTGAGCAGGTTCAAAAGATTATCTGCAAAAAAATTAAATAA